CTGaactcaaaaatacaaaaagaacacattttgcattgtgaaaagaaagttaaaaaatgCACGAACTGACCAATAATGGCAGTAAATGTATCAATAACAACAAACTaacatttatgataaatttGAACATGGGATTCAAGGATTAATCAAACTTTTTGTGAAAATTAACACTAATACATTTGTTATATAGGCCATGTTCACAGCAAAccaatgtccttcaagaaaatCTGATCATGTGATGGTGTATTACAGCAAAGTTGTGTAAAACAAACTTACTGAAATTTGTTCGGTCACGGAGTTAGCAGTAAGGTCTAAAGTTACAGTTAATACAGAAAACTAATGGAATcaaattatgttttctttttcttttcttttcttttttttttttacagcctgGTAGTAACAAAGTGCCCAAAGATGCAATTTCAAATTGGCTCTTTGCTAAGTTGCCTGCAGCCAACACACTGGGGCGGCTGTGGCTCAGATGATGGAATTAGTCATCTACTGATTAGAGGGACAATGGATCAATACCTGACTCTTCCCGACTCTTTCAGTTGCCTCTGATGTATCCATTGGAATTTGAGTAAATATGGGTAAATGTTAGAAATCGCTGTTTCTAACATTCATGAATGTGTGTTAATGAAACTTGTAGTAAAAAAGCACTTGCTCCGATGAGTAGAAAGGTGTTAAACAATCCATTTATAATTTTCCCTTTGGATTAATCTGTGAGTTAGGTGCTTTTTGTTGGCCTAGTATATTGTTGCGAAGTTTGAAGATGATccataaaaaaaagattatatcTTTACAACTTTGGCAATAGACTGCTAACAAGGAGACAAACAGACAAGCGAACTCGATTACATACTCTCTCCCTTCAGGGGGAGAACAAGGGGTCATTCAAGACTTTTGGGCAGTTTTGTAGCAATCAAAATTCAACTTAATGAGTTCCATCAGTGTAATGTATGTTGAGTTGGCTCAAATACCTATGGTGGTAGCACGctcaaactccaaagcacgtacaaacttcaaaacacgtaaaaaactccaaagcacgtacaaactccaaaacacgtacaaactccaaaacacgtgcaaactccaaagcacgtacaaactccaaaacacgtacaaactccaaaacgcgtacaaactccaaagcacgtataaactccaaagcacgtataaactccaaaacacgtacaaactccaaagcacgtacaaactccaaaaagcacgtacaaactccaaaaagcacgtaaaaactcccaaagaaatgcaaactcccaaagaaatgcaaactcctaaacacaacggaagtgctccaggacgctaggggcagtgttgagcttgatttgcaaaataaacggcaagtttgtTGCAAACACATGGAGTTGGATAGGATAAACACACCTGCAAGAATAGAACAACCACGCTTTATAGGAAAGGTAATGTGcaaactgttgtttgtttgatttctttttaattatgaaTGCTTGGTTTATGGTGGAGTCAAATCTGACGTTAGCTAACAGTCAGTGTGCTTTGCTCATAGAGAAGCttaacactgcccctagcgtcctggagcacttccgttgtgttttggagtttgcatttgttttggagtttgtgcaTGCTTTGGAGTTTCCACATTCTTCggaatttgtacgtgctttagaatttgtacgtgcttcggagtttgtacgtgtttcggagtttgtacatgttttgtgAGCTTTCCAGGTTGCTATTTCTATTTTCTCATGAtgcattcaattcagttttattttattgaaatttcgccaaatcacaacaacagtcttcTCAAGGCGCTTAACATTGTAGGGTaaagaccttacaataatacagagaaaatccaaCAATCAGATTACCCCCTATGAAAAAGGACtttagcgacagtgggaaggaaaaactcccttctaaTAGGAAGAAACCAGCTGGGGCTGAGGGGAGGGGGACAAGGCAAAAGACATTAATTCATTTTGCAGGTTTCACTTATGCAGTAAAAGATTTTTACTGGTTTCTGTCACTGTAATCAAGTCGATCTCGGCTACCACCATAGCGATCACCGCGGTCATGTCGACTGTAATCGTCAAGGCGATCTCGGCTACCACGATAATTGTCACGGCGATCATCAAGGCGATCGCGACTTCCACCATAGCGTTCACGTTGATCATCAAGCCGATCACGACTTCCACCATAGCGTTCACGTTGATCATCAAGCCGATCACGACTTCCACCATAGCGTTCACGTTGATCATCAAGGCGATCCCGGCTACCACCGTAACGTTCGCGGTGATCATCAAGGCGATCCCGGCTACCACCGTAACGATCGCGCTGTTCATCGAGGCGATCTCGACTACCACCGTAACGATTACGTTGATCCTCGAGGCGATCTCTACTACCACCGTAACGTTCGCGTTGATCATCAAGACGATCCCGGTTACCACCATAATGGTCACGCTGGTCGTCCTGGTACCGGTGAGAGTCTATATCACTGCCCTTGCCTTCATACCTTTCTTTGCTGCTATTGTAACTGTACtgatcatctgcaaacttctgcaCAACTTCTTCGACTCTGGAAATATTTTGAGGTGCCACATCATTATCCTCATTCTGGCTGGCCTGTTTCTTCTCGCTGTTTGACTTGTTGTCTGAGTATGGTTCTTCACCTTCGGCAGCATCTTGGTCGTAATACCTCATTTCTTCAGGGGAACTAGGAGACAAACACATGAAGGAGCTGGATGGTTGATTGACTGAGATACTTTCAATAATTGTTTTAATCAAAAATTGTTTAAAACAATTTACAATGACAGAAAAATCCAGAACACACAGTACATACCCCTCAGGATATTTATTCTTCTTGCTCCTTCTCCGACAAAGACAGAAGATGAGAATCCCCACCACCAGGAGCCCTGCGAGGACTCCTCCTATTATAGCTGCTGTGGACCCAATTTTCATGCTGGCTGGAGAAAAAGTAAGTTAATATAGTTAAGTCAGGGTTAAACCTTTCATCCAGGGTTTAAAGCTTAACTTTGAGCTGTTGCTGGTTGTCAAGTTATGTTTTGGAGAAGGTGAATTTCAATTgcaattatttaaattattatgtCAGGCAATTTAAATCACATGGTCatggtaaaataataaaatgctgACCAATATGTCAATATGGCAGCAGTCCTCAGACAAGCTGCCTCTTTTTATAATGAAATGAGAACTCTGCACTCACTGTGATGGCTTGTCAACCACAACCTGTTAGCCAATGAACGTACCCCCAAAAAACTAAGACTCTTTGAAACTAAGACTGGACAAAGTTTACAAAATGGCTCAATGTTTTCTTTAATATGATCCAAAATGAGTGACCGAGACCATGAAcacatcaggaaagtgtttacaaaGGTCAAGCGAAAAGCTGCTTTCTCATAGACCTCAATAGGACCTGAAGATTTTTATTAACCACAGCTAttgccccctggtggccattaAAAAGAATGCAGGCTTAAAGCGCTTccattttggttttgtttattttgtcatATATCAGCATTTCGGGGTTAGTATCTCGCAATTTCAGCTAACTAGGTATCGTGAAATTCtgacttatttatttctgttCGAATTATATGTGTCTGAATTTTGAGGTAATAACCAAAAATGTCAACTCAGCTCTACATAACAATCCCCAGCCCCCACACTCCCATATTTAGAAGGTAAATACTACATTTGCAACTAAGATGTCATCTTGGTATCTACAATGAGTTTGTAAGAAACATTGTTCCAAAACAGTCAACTGTTGCAGCTGGTGTAAATGAAGATAAGTGTAAACtgcaaaactgaattaaaagaaGTTGGAATGCTCACCAGGCATCACAGCCAAAGTAAAGTTGCAGCTGGCAGAACCAATTTGATTTTGTGATGTGCAAATATAGTACCCAGATGTCTCCCTTGTTATATTGAAGAGAGATAGGACTCCATCCTctgaaaaataatgacaaagatTAGCTGAAACAGTGCCGAGTAATGCCTTTTTTTCCAATCTGCTGTATTTACACAGAGCACTTGAAAGTGACATATTGCTAGTAGAAGAGCATACTTTGAGTTGCTTTAGGTGGAAATTGTCTGGGACTGTTGTCGACGCTAAAGCTCTTCCAGTCGTAGGTGGGTGCTGGGGATGCCTCCTCAGACAAACAGGTGAGtgtaacattttgaaaataTTCTGCACTTCCCTGAAGCTTGCAGATTGGTGGAGAGGGAGGGACTACAAGATAAAAACAGTTAGTATAAACAACAGTTTTGATTTGACGTCATTTCTGAGATTGTATTTTGGAGTGTAAGAGGCTAATCTATCAGTTTGCTAATTCTCACCCAGGACCACAAGGGAGGTGGTGGTACCAGTTGTTCCATCATCGTCACCATATATAAGGACATTGCACTGGAAATGGCGGTTTTCCTGCATGGTGAGCTGTGTTAAATGCAGTGTGCTCACTCGAGTGTTAGGGTCAACGTCCAAGGATGCTCTGCCTTCATAAGCTGGGGAAATTTCAACCGGTTTGCCATACCATG
This window of the Maylandia zebra isolate NMK-2024a linkage group LG16, Mzebra_GT3a, whole genome shotgun sequence genome carries:
- the LOC101470409 gene encoding coxsackievirus and adenovirus receptor, encoding MDRQLVWGKLFLILTVLSCCKSLQVSIPKKEYEAEKGGSIDLTCSWVPANPSLTDYVLTWEVFPEITGDSMKRVATAWYGKPVEISPAYEGRASLDVDPNTRVSTLHLTQLTMQENRHFQCNVLIYGDDDGTTGTTTSLVVLVPPSPPICKLQGSAEYFQNVTLTCLSEEASPAPTYDWKSFSVDNSPRQFPPKATQKDGVLSLFNITRETSGYYICTSQNQIGSASCNFTLAVMPASMKIGSTAAIIGGVLAGLLVVGILIFCLCRRRSKKNKYPEGSPEEMRYYDQDAAEGEEPYSDNKSNSEKKQASQNEDNDVAPQNISRVEEVVQKFADDQYSYNSSKERYEGKGSDIDSHRYQDDQRDHYGGNRDRLDDQRERYGGSRDRLEDQRNRYGGSRDRLDEQRDRYGGSRDRLDDHRERYGGSRDRLDDQRERYGGSRDRLDDQRERYGGSRDRLDDQRERYGGSRDRLDDRRDNYRGSRDRLDDYSRHDRGDRYGGSRDRLDYSDRNQ